The proteins below are encoded in one region of Candidatus Thiodiazotropha sp. LNASS1:
- the gcvPB gene encoding aminomethyl-transferring glycine dehydrogenase subunit GcvPB codes for MIYEHSRKGRRATAQAPREQAELSGIPSALRRETQPRLPEVSEMQAVRHFTRLSQKNFSIDTHFYPLGSCTMKYNPRACNTLASLPGLIGRHPLAPATHSQGFMACLYELQEILKTVTGMHAVSLTPAAGAQGEFAGVAMIRAYHDARGDTQRSEILVPDAAHGTNPASAVMCGYKTREIPTGADGDIDVDALKSALGPQTAGIMLTNPSTVGVFERRIKEIAELVHAAGGLLYYDGANLNAILGKVRPGDMGFDVIHMNLHKTFSTPHGGGGPGAGPVGVSQRLEPYLPVPMVDLDGGDYRWLTEKDRPASIGRLSAFAGNAGVLLRAYVYARLLGREGMHRVAEFSTLNANYLLKRLMEAGFDAAYPERRASHEFILTLKRQAKELGVNTMDFAKRMLDYGVHAPTTYFPLLVPECLLVEPTESEAKEELDNFVEIMTSIKQEAETQPELVIQAPHSMPVRRLDDVRAARELDLAWRGDE; via the coding sequence ATGATATACGAACATTCACGAAAGGGGCGCCGAGCGACAGCGCAGGCACCGCGGGAGCAGGCTGAGCTGTCAGGTATCCCGTCGGCATTGCGGCGTGAAACTCAACCACGCCTGCCGGAAGTTTCCGAGATGCAGGCGGTACGCCATTTTACCCGTCTGTCACAGAAGAATTTCTCAATCGATACCCATTTCTATCCGTTGGGTTCATGCACCATGAAATACAATCCACGGGCCTGCAATACCTTGGCAAGCCTGCCCGGGCTGATCGGCAGACACCCCTTGGCGCCCGCGACGCACAGTCAGGGTTTCATGGCCTGTCTCTATGAGCTGCAGGAGATACTCAAAACTGTAACCGGTATGCACGCGGTCTCCCTGACTCCTGCCGCAGGTGCTCAAGGCGAGTTTGCCGGTGTTGCAATGATTCGTGCGTACCATGATGCCAGAGGCGATACGCAGCGCAGCGAGATATTGGTGCCGGATGCGGCCCATGGCACCAATCCGGCCTCGGCTGTGATGTGTGGTTATAAGACCAGGGAGATACCCACCGGAGCCGACGGGGATATCGATGTGGATGCGTTGAAGTCGGCGCTGGGTCCCCAGACCGCCGGTATAATGTTGACCAATCCATCCACCGTGGGTGTATTCGAGCGGCGTATCAAGGAGATTGCCGAGCTGGTACATGCCGCGGGTGGTCTGCTCTATTACGATGGCGCCAACCTGAATGCAATTCTGGGCAAGGTCAGGCCGGGTGATATGGGATTCGACGTCATTCACATGAATCTGCACAAGACCTTTTCCACACCGCATGGCGGAGGTGGTCCGGGTGCGGGTCCGGTGGGGGTCAGTCAACGTCTCGAACCCTACCTGCCGGTACCTATGGTCGATTTGGACGGCGGTGACTACCGCTGGCTGACGGAAAAGGACAGACCCGCATCCATAGGCCGTCTTTCCGCATTCGCCGGAAATGCCGGGGTGTTACTGCGTGCCTATGTCTATGCCCGCCTGTTGGGACGCGAAGGGATGCACCGGGTTGCGGAGTTTTCCACACTCAACGCCAACTATCTGCTCAAGCGTTTAATGGAGGCTGGCTTCGATGCCGCCTACCCCGAACGTCGCGCCAGTCATGAATTCATTCTTACCCTGAAGCGGCAAGCCAAGGAGTTGGGAGTCAATACCATGGATTTCGCCAAACGCATGCTTGACTATGGCGTGCATGCTCCAACCACCTATTTTCCCTTGTTGGTTCCGGAGTGTCTGTTGGTGGAACCCACAGAGAGCGAAGCGAAGGAGGAGCTTGATAATTTCGTTGAAATCATGACGAGTATCAAGCAGGAGGCTGAAACTCAACCCGAGCTTGTCATACAAGCGCCCCACAGCATGCCGGTAAGGCGGCTCGACGACGTGCGTGCTGCGCGGGAACTCGACCTCGCCTGGAGAGGAGATGAGTAG
- a CDS encoding helix-turn-helix domain-containing protein, protein MSYVHAQKFETYIPREMDTLGSRLRRKRRERGWTQEELALRAGTNQAVIQKIENGKSLRPRKIDEIAQVLDVNPAWLMFGESSTTVMDDEAVEVAKAWHNLPEPIRSRIKRNIFEQVLLHSNKK, encoded by the coding sequence ATGAGCTACGTACACGCACAAAAATTTGAAACATACATACCGCGGGAAATGGATACTTTAGGCTCTCGACTACGCAGGAAAAGACGGGAAAGAGGTTGGACCCAGGAGGAGTTGGCGCTCCGCGCCGGAACCAACCAGGCCGTGATACAGAAAATCGAGAATGGCAAGAGCCTTCGTCCCAGAAAGATCGATGAGATCGCACAGGTTCTGGACGTTAATCCCGCATGGCTGATGTTCGGTGAATCCTCAACCACAGTGATGGACGATGAAGCGGTCGAAGTTGCCAAGGCATGGCACAATCTACCCGAGCCTATTCGCAGCCGCATCAAAAGAAATATCTTCGAACAGGTTCTGCTCCACTCAAACAAGAAGTAG
- a CDS encoding carbohydrate kinase family protein — MSALICGSFAFDTIMVFHDHFKHHILPEQVHILNVSFLVPDMRREFGGCAGNIAYNLKMLGGEGKPAGTVGDDFAPYAKWMDECGISREQVLEVPGNYTAQAYITTDKDDNQITAFHPGAMNQAHQIDVSTIDGCTLGMVSPDGRQGMIEHAAQFAEKGVPFIFDPGQGMPMFDGDSLMTFTEQASWLAFNDYEAMLMQERTGKSLKQLAQMVQAIIVTRGGEGSEIITRDKVFSIPAAPVKAVVDPTGCGDAYRAGVLYGLMNEMDWETTGRIAALMGAIKVEQAGTQNHYVSPDEIGHRFEKAFDYKFK; from the coding sequence ATGTCGGCCTTGATCTGTGGTTCTTTCGCCTTTGATACCATTATGGTCTTTCATGACCATTTCAAGCATCATATCCTGCCGGAACAGGTGCATATCCTGAATGTCTCCTTTCTGGTGCCCGACATGCGAAGGGAGTTTGGAGGATGTGCCGGAAATATTGCCTACAATCTGAAGATGCTCGGTGGCGAGGGTAAACCTGCGGGTACCGTGGGTGACGATTTCGCCCCTTATGCAAAATGGATGGATGAGTGTGGTATCAGCCGCGAGCAGGTGTTGGAAGTCCCCGGTAACTATACTGCACAGGCCTATATCACCACAGACAAGGATGATAACCAGATTACCGCCTTTCATCCGGGAGCGATGAACCAGGCCCACCAAATAGATGTCTCAACGATCGATGGTTGTACGCTGGGCATGGTATCGCCGGATGGCCGGCAGGGTATGATTGAACATGCCGCGCAATTTGCCGAGAAAGGCGTGCCGTTTATATTTGACCCCGGTCAAGGCATGCCCATGTTCGACGGCGATAGTCTGATGACCTTCACCGAACAGGCCAGTTGGCTCGCCTTCAACGATTATGAAGCGATGTTGATGCAGGAGCGTACCGGAAAAAGCCTGAAACAACTGGCGCAGATGGTGCAGGCGATTATCGTAACCCGTGGCGGGGAAGGCTCTGAAATCATCACCAGGGATAAGGTCTTTTCTATCCCTGCCGCACCGGTGAAAGCGGTGGTTGATCCAACCGGCTGTGGCGATGCTTACCGTGCTGGCGTGTTGTACGGGCTGATGAATGAGATGGACTGGGAGACGACCGGCCGAATCGCTGCATTGATGGGCGCGATCAAGGTCGAGCAGGCGGGTACACAGAATCATTATGTATCGCCGGATGAGATTGGCCATCGCTTCGAAAAGGCCTTTGATTATAAGTTTAAATAG
- the moaE gene encoding molybdopterin synthase catalytic subunit MoaE, translated as MNSVSIQADPLDPNHEVDLLCGNDPSIGAVVTFIGLMRDINEGDRVEGLYLEHYPGMTERALQKIVDEANSRWEIQHCRVVHRVGALSPTEPIVLVAVASRHRKEAFLACEFIIDYLKTKAPFWKKETTAEGERWVDARESDDTATLQWQKGD; from the coding sequence TTGAATAGCGTATCCATACAGGCTGACCCACTCGATCCCAATCATGAGGTGGACCTGTTATGCGGTAATGATCCCTCCATCGGTGCAGTCGTGACATTTATTGGCCTGATGCGAGACATCAACGAGGGTGACAGGGTGGAAGGGTTATACCTCGAACACTATCCGGGTATGACAGAACGTGCCCTGCAAAAGATTGTGGATGAGGCAAACAGCCGCTGGGAGATCCAGCATTGCCGCGTGGTTCACCGTGTAGGCGCCTTGTCGCCCACCGAGCCCATCGTACTGGTAGCGGTGGCGAGCCGCCATCGCAAAGAGGCCTTCCTGGCCTGTGAATTCATTATCGACTATCTAAAAACCAAGGCGCCGTTCTGGAAAAAGGAGACCACAGCGGAGGGAGAGCGTTGGGTGGATGCAAGAGAGAGTGACGATACGGCTACCCTGCAGTGGCAAAAAGGCGACTAA
- a CDS encoding thymidylate synthase, with translation MKQYHDLMRHVRDHGVDKEDRTGTGTRSVFGYQMRFDLDDGFPLLTTKRLHLRSIIHELLWFLQGDTNIRYLQENGVTIWDEWADENGDLGPVYGYQWRSWPAPDGGHIDQISQLIGQIRKNPDSRRLVVSAWNPAQVEHMALPPCHCLFQFYVTEGRLSCQLYQRSADIFLGVPFNIASYALLTMMVAQVTGLQPGEFVHTFGDAHLYSNHLEQVDLQLSREPRKLPKMKINPAVKSIFDFRFEDFELVDYDPHPHIKAPVAI, from the coding sequence ATGAAACAGTATCACGATCTGATGCGCCATGTACGCGATCACGGTGTCGACAAAGAGGATAGGACAGGTACGGGAACCCGGAGTGTATTCGGTTATCAGATGCGCTTCGATCTGGATGACGGATTCCCGCTATTGACCACCAAACGCCTCCATCTACGTTCCATAATTCATGAGCTGCTGTGGTTTTTGCAAGGCGACACCAATATCCGTTATCTGCAGGAGAACGGCGTAACCATCTGGGATGAGTGGGCGGATGAAAATGGTGATCTGGGCCCTGTATACGGCTATCAATGGCGTTCCTGGCCGGCACCGGACGGGGGACATATCGACCAGATCAGTCAATTGATCGGGCAGATAAGAAAAAACCCAGACTCGAGACGCCTGGTTGTCTCAGCCTGGAACCCCGCACAGGTGGAACATATGGCCCTGCCTCCCTGCCACTGCCTTTTTCAGTTCTATGTGACCGAGGGCAGGCTCTCCTGCCAGCTCTATCAGCGCAGTGCCGATATCTTTTTAGGTGTGCCGTTCAATATCGCTTCCTATGCACTGCTGACCATGATGGTGGCCCAGGTGACCGGATTGCAGCCAGGTGAGTTTGTGCATACCTTCGGTGATGCCCATCTCTACAGCAACCACCTGGAACAGGTCGATCTCCAACTCAGCCGTGAACCCCGGAAACTGCCGAAAATGAAAATAAACCCGGCGGTGAAGTCGATTTTCGATTTCCGTTTCGAGGATTTCGAGCTGGTTGACTACGATCCCCACCCCCATATCAAGGCGCCCGTGGCGATATAG
- the glp gene encoding gephyrin-like molybdotransferase Glp — translation MGDCDSHQAQLKPVDEALAFLLDQVKPITQHETLALDESLGRVLAAPVKSQVDVPPWDNSAMDGFAVNSNDLQSDDVRLHVAQRIPAGSVGTSLETGTAARIFTGAPVPENADAVVIQEVCRIDGEEVVIMESPAIGANIRKAGEDILQGEEILPAGTRLDPQHLGLAASVGVAELTVFRRLKVAVFSSGDELVMPGEELKAGQIYNSNQFTLSGMLQRLGCEVIQLGIVEDTFEATCDALSRAAEEADLVLASGGVSVGEEDHVKPAVERLGSLELWKIASRPGKPLAFGYIGETPFMGAPGNPVSLFVTFSLFARPFILRMQGLSGEVRPKPVSVIAGFEKAATDKRQEYARGRLELNGQGQAVVKLYPNRSSGVLSSVVWANGLAVLPPLTAIKPGDPVDFIPYNELMT, via the coding sequence ATGGGTGATTGCGATAGCCATCAAGCTCAGCTGAAACCGGTCGATGAGGCGCTGGCCTTCCTGCTCGATCAGGTCAAACCCATTACGCAACATGAGACACTGGCCCTGGATGAGTCTTTGGGGCGTGTACTGGCGGCGCCGGTTAAAAGTCAGGTCGACGTTCCACCCTGGGATAACAGCGCCATGGACGGTTTTGCAGTCAACAGCAATGATCTCCAAAGTGATGATGTCAGGCTGCATGTCGCTCAACGCATACCCGCCGGATCGGTGGGGACGTCACTCGAGACTGGGACTGCGGCGCGCATATTTACCGGTGCGCCGGTGCCTGAGAACGCCGATGCCGTGGTCATACAGGAGGTTTGCAGGATCGATGGCGAAGAGGTCGTGATCATGGAAAGTCCTGCTATAGGCGCCAATATCCGCAAAGCTGGAGAGGATATTCTGCAGGGCGAGGAGATATTGCCGGCGGGTACCAGGCTTGACCCACAGCACCTGGGATTGGCCGCTTCGGTGGGGGTGGCAGAGTTGACGGTATTTCGTCGGCTGAAAGTGGCGGTTTTTTCCAGTGGTGATGAGCTGGTGATGCCTGGAGAAGAGTTGAAGGCCGGGCAGATTTACAACTCCAACCAATTTACCTTGAGCGGTATGTTACAACGATTGGGTTGTGAAGTGATTCAGCTTGGGATTGTGGAAGATACATTCGAGGCGACATGCGATGCCCTCTCCCGTGCCGCCGAGGAGGCTGACCTGGTATTGGCGTCGGGTGGCGTTTCCGTGGGGGAGGAGGATCATGTCAAGCCCGCGGTGGAGCGGCTGGGCTCGCTGGAACTCTGGAAAATCGCCTCCCGTCCGGGCAAACCACTGGCATTCGGTTATATCGGGGAGACACCTTTTATGGGTGCGCCGGGGAATCCGGTGTCGCTGTTTGTCACCTTCTCCCTCTTCGCCAGGCCGTTCATTCTGCGCATGCAGGGACTATCCGGTGAGGTCCGTCCCAAACCTGTCAGTGTCATTGCCGGATTCGAGAAGGCCGCCACCGACAAGCGTCAGGAGTACGCCCGCGGACGTCTGGAGCTGAACGGGCAAGGGCAGGCGGTCGTCAAACTCTACCCCAATCGCTCGTCCGGTGTATTAAGCTCCGTAGTGTGGGCAAACGGACTTGCAGTATTGCCACCGCTTACCGCCATTAAGCCAGGTGATCCTGTGGATTTCATACCCTACAATGAGTTGATGACATGA
- the moaB gene encoding molybdenum cofactor biosynthesis protein B, giving the protein MSGHFTESDFVPLNLAILTVSDSRTEETDKSGRTLRERALDTGHQVVDKRIVPDDVYQMRAVVSAWIADSNVHVIISTGGTGITGRDSTPEALQPLFDKSIEGFGELYRAISLEEIGSSSMQSRAIAGLANGTLIFCLPGSTGACRTGWEKILKSQLDIRTRPCNFAQMFPRLLES; this is encoded by the coding sequence ATGTCCGGACATTTTACAGAGAGCGATTTCGTACCCCTTAATCTTGCAATACTGACAGTATCGGACAGCCGTACTGAAGAGACTGACAAGTCAGGTCGGACCCTAAGGGAAAGGGCCTTGGATACAGGCCACCAGGTGGTTGACAAGCGTATCGTGCCAGACGATGTTTATCAGATGCGCGCGGTGGTTTCAGCCTGGATAGCTGACTCGAATGTGCATGTGATCATATCCACCGGGGGTACCGGTATTACCGGGCGAGACAGCACCCCGGAAGCACTGCAGCCGCTGTTTGATAAATCCATCGAGGGTTTCGGTGAGCTCTATCGCGCAATCTCCCTGGAGGAGATCGGCAGCTCCTCGATGCAGTCCAGGGCGATTGCCGGCCTGGCCAACGGCACACTGATATTTTGCCTGCCCGGATCCACCGGGGCTTGCCGCACAGGGTGGGAAAAAATCTTGAAATCCCAGCTTGATATACGTACCCGGCCTTGTAATTTCGCACAAATGTTTCCCCGCCTGTTGGAGAGTTAA
- the moaD gene encoding molybdopterin converting factor subunit 1: MIQILFFARFREELGVATEQFELDGLSSIGDLLEALCGRGDVWARLFAEDQRVMMAVNQELADRNTPLKSGDEVAFFPPVTGG; encoded by the coding sequence ATGATTCAGATCCTCTTTTTTGCCCGATTCCGCGAGGAACTCGGTGTTGCGACCGAACAATTCGAGTTGGACGGCCTATCCTCCATTGGCGATCTTCTTGAGGCCTTGTGCGGACGCGGAGATGTGTGGGCCCGACTCTTTGCCGAGGATCAAAGGGTAATGATGGCAGTCAACCAAGAGCTGGCCGACAGAAATACACCCCTGAAGTCCGGTGACGAGGTTGCCTTCTTTCCGCCTGTGACCGGAGGTTGA
- the lgt gene encoding prolipoprotein diacylglyceryl transferase gives MITYPVIDSTLVTLGPVSIHWYGMMYVIGFLGGWWLGRRRVGRPGMIWDADQVDDMVFYIVLGVVLGGRIGYILFYNLSGFLADPMILIKVWSGGMSFHGGLLGVLLAMWYFAHKHGRTFFEATDFIAPLVTIGLGAGRIGNFINAELWGGVTDLPWGMRVPCGVAEGLCTRLGLPLDAEYSLPVHPSQLYEAFLEGLGLFLILWIFSARARPRMAVSGLFLLCYGIFRFMVEFVRMPDQHIGYLAFDWLTMGQLLTLPMMMFGALLFYLAYRPKNSHG, from the coding sequence ATGATCACATATCCAGTTATCGATTCCACCCTGGTAACCCTGGGGCCGGTGAGTATCCACTGGTATGGAATGATGTACGTCATCGGCTTTCTCGGAGGCTGGTGGCTGGGTCGCCGCCGGGTGGGAAGGCCGGGTATGATATGGGACGCCGATCAGGTCGACGATATGGTCTTCTATATCGTCCTCGGTGTGGTTCTGGGGGGGCGTATAGGATATATCCTTTTTTACAACCTCAGCGGATTTCTCGCAGATCCCATGATCCTGATAAAGGTATGGAGCGGTGGGATGTCATTTCACGGTGGCCTGTTGGGTGTGTTGCTGGCAATGTGGTACTTTGCCCATAAACATGGCCGCACGTTTTTTGAGGCGACCGACTTCATCGCGCCTTTGGTCACCATCGGTTTGGGGGCCGGCCGGATCGGTAATTTCATCAATGCGGAGCTGTGGGGCGGCGTCACTGACCTGCCCTGGGGAATGCGTGTTCCCTGTGGCGTGGCGGAAGGGCTCTGTACGCGGCTAGGATTGCCCTTGGATGCGGAGTACTCGCTCCCTGTCCACCCCAGTCAACTGTATGAAGCCTTCCTGGAGGGATTGGGGCTATTCCTGATCCTGTGGATCTTCTCGGCCAGAGCAAGGCCGAGAATGGCGGTTTCCGGGCTGTTTTTGCTCTGTTATGGGATATTTCGATTTATGGTCGAATTCGTTCGCATGCCCGACCAGCACATCGGATATCTCGCATTTGACTGGTTGACCATGGGGCAGCTTCTGACGCTGCCGATGATGATGTTTGGTGCCTTGCTGTTCTACCTGGCCTACAGGCCGAAGAACAGCCATGGCTAG
- the gcvPA gene encoding aminomethyl-transferring glycine dehydrogenase subunit GcvPA, with product MPFIPHTEEDIQEMLTAIGVEHIEALFDEIPKELRCGELNTIPAGISEMELSRLMQARARTDGQPLCFIGAGAYDHHIPAAVWELTTRGEFYTAYTPYQAEASQGTLQLLYEYQSMMTAITGMDVSNASLYDGASALAEAVLMAVRANRKSKSKRILIPHNLHPAYRKVTHTIVRNQQIELVEVAYDSESGEIDKQELERYSGEDYAALVIPQPNFFGVLEAVDELTDWAHANGMLAIAVVNPLAMTVLKPAGEWGEQGADICCGEGQPLGAPLASGGPYFGFLCCTQKLVRQMPGRIIGKTVDMDGKPGFALTLQAREQHIRRSKATSNICTNQGLMVTAATIHMTLMGSEGLQRVAGASHANTDKLTQALTSLHGVESVFNGAVFHERVVRLPIAAKKVLRALAAHNVLGGFDLGDDYPELGDAILVCATELRTDSDLENYRSKLERVIASQVETPCQLKPDW from the coding sequence ATGCCATTCATCCCCCACACAGAAGAAGATATTCAAGAGATGCTGACTGCCATCGGGGTCGAGCATATCGAGGCGTTGTTTGATGAGATACCCAAGGAATTGCGCTGCGGAGAACTAAACACGATACCAGCAGGAATATCGGAAATGGAACTCTCCAGGCTGATGCAGGCGCGGGCCCGTACCGATGGACAGCCCCTCTGTTTCATTGGGGCGGGTGCCTACGATCACCACATACCGGCGGCGGTCTGGGAGTTGACTACCCGGGGTGAGTTCTATACCGCCTATACGCCTTATCAGGCTGAGGCGAGCCAGGGGACCCTGCAACTGCTGTATGAATATCAGTCGATGATGACGGCAATAACCGGTATGGATGTCTCAAATGCATCGCTCTATGATGGTGCTTCAGCTCTGGCTGAAGCGGTTTTAATGGCAGTCAGAGCGAATCGCAAATCAAAGTCAAAACGCATTCTTATCCCTCACAACCTGCATCCAGCCTATCGCAAGGTGACCCATACGATAGTACGAAACCAGCAGATCGAGTTGGTTGAGGTGGCATATGACAGTGAGAGTGGCGAAATCGACAAGCAGGAACTGGAGCGCTATAGCGGTGAGGACTATGCCGCGTTGGTTATCCCGCAACCTAACTTCTTCGGTGTGCTGGAGGCGGTCGACGAGTTGACGGATTGGGCGCACGCAAACGGTATGTTGGCGATCGCAGTGGTTAATCCGCTCGCTATGACGGTTTTGAAACCGGCTGGAGAGTGGGGCGAGCAGGGCGCGGATATCTGTTGTGGAGAGGGACAGCCGCTGGGAGCGCCATTGGCTTCCGGGGGACCCTATTTCGGGTTCCTCTGCTGCACGCAAAAACTGGTACGTCAGATGCCTGGCCGTATTATCGGTAAGACAGTGGATATGGATGGAAAACCCGGCTTTGCCCTCACACTGCAGGCGAGGGAGCAGCATATCCGGCGTTCAAAGGCGACTTCCAACATCTGTACCAACCAGGGCTTGATGGTAACCGCCGCCACCATCCACATGACCCTCATGGGTAGCGAGGGTCTGCAGCGCGTGGCGGGCGCGAGCCATGCCAATACCGATAAACTGACCCAGGCGCTGACATCACTGCACGGTGTCGAGAGCGTGTTCAATGGCGCGGTCTTTCATGAACGAGTGGTGCGTCTGCCGATTGCCGCAAAGAAGGTACTGCGCGCGCTGGCGGCACATAATGTACTAGGTGGATTTGACCTCGGTGATGATTATCCCGAGTTGGGCGATGCGATTTTGGTATGCGCTACTGAGTTAAGAACCGACAGTGATTTGGAAAACTATCGGAGCAAATTGGAGCGGGTGATCGCATCCCAGGTGGAGACCCCCTGTCAGTTGAAACCCGATTGGTAA
- the gcvH gene encoding glycine cleavage system protein GcvH, producing MSNTPTDRRYAKSHEWIKDEGDGSYTIGITAHAQELLGDLVFVDLPEVGSQVEAGGDCAVVESVKAASDVYSPVTGEVIAINEALDGAPETINEDAYGSGWMFKVKVTDTGSMDELLDADGYDAVIAEEE from the coding sequence ATGAGCAATACACCTACTGACAGACGCTACGCCAAATCCCACGAATGGATTAAAGATGAAGGCGATGGCAGTTATACCATCGGTATCACAGCCCATGCACAAGAACTGCTGGGTGATCTTGTTTTTGTCGATCTGCCTGAAGTGGGTTCCCAGGTCGAGGCCGGTGGTGACTGCGCGGTCGTTGAATCGGTTAAGGCCGCTTCCGATGTCTATAGTCCGGTAACGGGCGAGGTCATCGCTATCAATGAAGCCCTCGATGGGGCACCTGAAACCATCAATGAAGATGCCTACGGTAGCGGTTGGATGTTCAAGGTGAAAGTAACGGACACTGGCAGTATGGATGAGCTTCTCGATGCCGATGGTTATGATGCGGTGATCGCCGAAGAGGAATGA